Proteins from one Rhizobium sp. CB3090 genomic window:
- a CDS encoding GtrA family protein, which yields MEVVSNRERFGSPFLRFILSGGIAAAVNILSRVALSQLLSYSVAIVIAYLIGMTTAYMLMKRFVFEDSGKTVTQEYIRFGIVNIVALIQVWLVSIFLVHWIFPALEFQWHAETVAHVIGVVSPVVTSYAAHKYFTFASVAE from the coding sequence ATGGAGGTTGTGTCAAATAGGGAGCGTTTCGGCTCACCTTTTCTGCGTTTCATCCTTTCCGGCGGCATTGCTGCGGCAGTGAATATTCTGTCGCGCGTCGCTCTTTCGCAGCTCTTGTCCTATAGCGTCGCGATTGTCATCGCATACTTGATCGGCATGACGACGGCTTACATGCTTATGAAGCGCTTCGTCTTCGAAGACTCAGGTAAGACGGTTACTCAGGAATATATTCGCTTCGGAATAGTCAATATTGTTGCACTGATTCAGGTTTGGCTTGTCAGTATCTTTCTCGTCCATTGGATATTCCCCGCTCTCGAATTTCAATGGCATGCCGAAACCGTGGCGCATGTCATAGGCGTGGTGAGCCCTGTCGTGACCAGCTACGCGGCACACAAGTACTTTACTTTCGCGTCCGTCGCCGAGTAA
- a CDS encoding IS701 family transposase has protein sequence MSVAGWSGSMLAWQRELDALKVRLGPVFGRRELRVSCGAFLDGLLSGAERKTGWLMAEQAGLDRPYRMQSLLGCSHWDADALRDAVRAYAMESLGDADGVLVVDETGFLKKGVHSVGVARQYSGTAGRIENCQVGVFLAYASRYGQTLIDRQLYLPKGWAEDEARRTSAHVPQSQTFATKPTIAAKLIADALDAGVPCAWVLADALYGSDSKLRRMLESRGQPYVLAVRSNHCLRFVREQCFEQTDPETMAAELEAEAWSSHPAGEGAKGLRLYDWARIPLSSRPDAQWERWLLIRRSRREPDARAYYFVFAPAGTELSELAGAAGLRWTVEECFQRAKDDLGLDHCEARSWHAWNRHMTLVMAAAAFLAKLGADLRRTAAGKPNETSPNPPIAA, from the coding sequence ATGTCGGTAGCGGGTTGGTCCGGGTCCATGCTGGCGTGGCAGCGTGAGCTCGATGCCTTGAAGGTGCGGTTGGGTCCGGTGTTTGGTCGCCGCGAATTGCGCGTATCGTGTGGTGCCTTTCTGGATGGGTTATTGTCGGGAGCAGAGCGCAAGACCGGCTGGTTGATGGCTGAACAGGCAGGACTGGATCGCCCTTATCGGATGCAGTCGCTGCTGGGGTGCAGCCATTGGGATGCTGACGCATTGCGCGATGCGGTGCGCGCTTATGCAATGGAGTCTCTAGGTGACGCGGACGGCGTTCTTGTGGTCGATGAGACCGGCTTCCTGAAGAAAGGCGTTCATTCGGTGGGTGTCGCGCGACAATATTCCGGCACGGCCGGCCGGATTGAGAACTGTCAGGTCGGTGTTTTCCTTGCCTATGCAAGCCGCTACGGTCAGACCCTGATCGATCGGCAGCTTTATCTGCCGAAGGGGTGGGCTGAAGATGAAGCGCGCCGTACTTCGGCTCACGTCCCCCAGTCCCAGACCTTCGCGACCAAACCGACCATCGCTGCCAAGCTCATAGCCGATGCGCTGGATGCCGGCGTGCCTTGTGCCTGGGTATTGGCCGATGCGCTCTATGGTTCGGATTCGAAGCTACGCCGGATGCTGGAAAGCCGTGGCCAGCCTTATGTTCTAGCAGTTCGCTCCAACCATTGCCTGCGCTTCGTGCGCGAGCAATGCTTCGAGCAAACTGATCCGGAGACGATGGCCGCGGAATTAGAGGCGGAGGCCTGGTCAAGTCATCCAGCAGGCGAAGGCGCCAAAGGCCTTCGGCTTTATGATTGGGCCCGTATTCCTCTCAGCTCTCGTCCTGATGCACAATGGGAGCGCTGGCTTCTGATCCGCCGCAGCCGACGCGAACCCGATGCGCGCGCCTATTATTTTGTCTTTGCGCCTGCCGGTACGGAACTGAGCGAGTTGGCTGGCGCTGCCGGGCTGCGTTGGACGGTAGAAGAATGCTTCCAGCGTGCGAAGGACGACCTCGGCCTGGATCATTGCGAGGCGCGATCCTGGCATGCCTGGAACCGGCACATGACGCTCGTCATGGCGGCCGCTGCATTCCTCGCCAAGCTCGGCGCCGACCTACGCCGTACCGCTGCTGGCAAACCGAACGAAACGAGTCCAAACCCGCCAATCGCCGCCTGA
- the tnpB gene encoding IS66 family insertion sequence element accessory protein TnpB (TnpB, as the term is used for proteins encoded by IS66 family insertion elements, is considered an accessory protein, since TnpC, encoded by a neighboring gene, is a DDE family transposase.): protein MWIATGHTDMRCGFPSLALRVQEVLKLNPLDGNLFVFRGRSGSLLKVIWSDGQGSCLFTNDLRSYYASFIFS from the coding sequence GTGTGGATTGCAACGGGCCATACGGACATGCGGTGTGGGTTTCCATCCCTTGCGTTGCGGGTGCAGGAGGTGCTGAAACTGAACCCTCTGGACGGCAATCTTTTTGTGTTCCGCGGACGCAGCGGATCGCTGCTAAAAGTGATCTGGAGTGACGGCCAGGGCAGCTGCCTTTTTACAAACGATCTGCGTTCATACTACGCCTCTTTCATCTTCAGTTGA
- a CDS encoding IS110 family transposase, whose protein sequence is MEKITIIGLDIAKHVFQVHGINGAGAIVCRRKLRRDDVVGFFKALPPCLIGIEACATGHHWARVLMALGHEVRLMPASYVKPYVKRQKNDATDAEAICEAVTRPTMRFVPVKSEEQQGVLMLHRVRELLIRQRTMLVNAFRGHLAEFGIVTRQGLAGVGMLMALVDDDDHDLIPPLARSALLPLIGQLREVHEKVSELDRQIHAWHRSNELSRRLEAIPGIGPITASAIAATVTDASLFKSGRQLAAWIGLVPRQNSSGGKDRLGRISKQGDPYLRRLLVVGAHAVLRFSRNGKTAPTRWAAELLAKKPYNVVAVALANKMARIVWALMTTGRRFEATAAV, encoded by the coding sequence ATGGAGAAGATTACCATAATTGGTCTGGATATCGCCAAGCATGTATTTCAGGTTCACGGGATCAATGGTGCTGGCGCGATCGTGTGCCGCCGCAAGCTGCGCCGCGACGATGTCGTTGGATTCTTCAAAGCATTGCCGCCATGCCTGATCGGAATCGAGGCATGCGCGACTGGACACCACTGGGCTCGGGTTCTTATGGCGCTGGGTCACGAGGTTCGGCTGATGCCGGCATCTTACGTCAAGCCATACGTGAAGCGGCAGAAGAATGACGCCACGGATGCTGAGGCGATTTGCGAGGCGGTGACGCGGCCGACGATGCGCTTTGTTCCAGTGAAGAGCGAGGAGCAACAGGGCGTGCTGATGCTGCATCGGGTCCGCGAGCTTTTGATCCGGCAGCGGACAATGCTGGTGAACGCCTTTCGCGGCCACTTGGCGGAGTTCGGCATCGTAACGCGACAGGGCCTTGCCGGCGTCGGAATGCTGATGGCGTTGGTCGACGACGATGATCACGATCTGATCCCGCCGCTTGCGCGGTCCGCGCTTCTTCCACTGATCGGGCAGTTGCGGGAGGTGCACGAGAAGGTCAGCGAGTTGGATCGCCAAATTCATGCTTGGCATCGCTCGAACGAACTGAGCCGCCGCCTTGAGGCGATCCCTGGAATTGGCCCGATCACTGCCAGCGCAATTGCCGCAACGGTGACCGACGCGTCGCTCTTCAAATCCGGCCGACAACTGGCGGCATGGATAGGCCTGGTGCCGCGGCAAAACTCATCGGGTGGCAAGGACCGCCTCGGAAGGATCAGCAAACAAGGCGACCCTTATCTCCGCCGGCTTCTCGTCGTCGGGGCGCACGCGGTCCTCCGCTTCAGCCGGAACGGCAAAACGGCGCCGACGCGTTGGGCTGCCGAGCTTCTGGCGAAGAAGCCGTACAACGTCGTCGCTGTTGCTTTGGCAAACAAGATGGCGCGGATCGTCTGGGCGTTGATGACGACGGGCAGGCGCTTTGAGGCGACCGCCGCCGTTTGA
- a CDS encoding helix-turn-helix domain-containing protein: MSAKHDSKRSKTDVLIEEGTFNPTPDKVRDPKFQGSEFFDPLDVVQVKYEMLRRVSIDKVSVTEASDEYGVSRPTYYQAEANFDLAGIAGLVPAKTGPRGPHKIDAVLAFLQARLVPGEPVRARELAKLVRRELAIELHPERSSGY, translated from the coding sequence ATGTCTGCCAAGCACGACAGCAAGCGATCCAAGACAGACGTCCTTATCGAAGAGGGCACCTTCAATCCAACCCCGGACAAGGTGCGCGATCCGAAGTTCCAAGGCAGCGAGTTCTTCGATCCGCTCGACGTTGTGCAGGTCAAATACGAGATGCTGCGTCGCGTCTCGATCGACAAGGTGTCGGTGACGGAGGCCTCCGACGAATATGGGGTCTCCAGGCCGACCTACTATCAGGCCGAGGCGAACTTCGACCTGGCCGGGATTGCCGGACTGGTGCCGGCAAAGACGGGGCCGCGCGGCCCCCACAAGATCGATGCAGTCCTGGCATTCCTGCAAGCACGGCTGGTCCCAGGCGAACCCGTTCGTGCCCGGGAACTGGCGAAGCTGGTACGCCGCGAGCTCGCTATCGAGCTTCATCCAGAACGATCGAGCGGGTACTAA
- a CDS encoding DUF5372 family protein: METALSARFCTSQGNAAAAGADQQLVRVTHPFHPLFAQQLPCVGKRYNRHGERLLLQTEDASVWSLPPQWTDLVSADPEVVMGNGRALVRFADLMELADLVDRLSSKSAA; the protein is encoded by the coding sequence ATGGAAACCGCCCTTTCTGCAAGATTTTGTACCTCACAAGGGAATGCAGCCGCGGCCGGCGCAGATCAGCAGTTAGTGCGGGTCACGCATCCGTTTCATCCTTTATTCGCACAGCAGTTGCCGTGCGTCGGCAAGCGCTACAATCGGCATGGTGAACGGCTCTTGCTGCAGACGGAAGATGCTTCCGTTTGGTCGCTTCCCCCCCAATGGACTGATCTTGTCAGTGCGGATCCGGAGGTGGTCATGGGCAATGGACGGGCGCTTGTGCGGTTCGCCGATTTGATGGAACTCGCGGATCTGGTCGATCGCCTTTCCAGCAAATCGGCGGCGTGA
- a CDS encoding GSU2403 family nucleotidyltransferase fold protein, which translates to MKTIDLMYQTMLAELGQRSLDAAWTADFPPEGRFTPANIKGRKYWYFDIPDGHGGTTRRYVGPADDPDIAQRVADHKREKDDLRARRRMVSSLTREGGLIAPDAMSGDVVEALADAGLFRLRGVLIGRLAFQTYSGLLGVRLPMAAIITGDADVAQDYAISHEVQDSLPPIVVLLREVDPTFRPVPHRSGGAASSAFVTDSGYRVEFLTSNRGSDDYIDQPSKMPALGGASADPLRFLDFLIRDPVRTILLHKSGVPVTVPDPSRYAIHKLIVASRRHNDGQGPAKREKDIRQAALLFEALEQTRRSADLAIAFKEAWERGPAWQEGIDAGTRMFSEEEFERFARVLADGAKKIREQIELPSRE; encoded by the coding sequence TTGAAGACCATTGACCTCATGTACCAGACCATGCTTGCCGAGCTGGGCCAGCGCTCGCTCGACGCCGCATGGACGGCCGACTTTCCTCCAGAGGGTCGGTTCACGCCCGCAAACATCAAGGGTCGCAAATACTGGTATTTCGATATCCCGGATGGCCATGGGGGGACGACACGTCGCTACGTCGGTCCCGCCGACGATCCGGACATCGCGCAGCGGGTCGCCGACCACAAGCGGGAGAAGGATGACCTTCGCGCCCGCAGGCGCATGGTGTCTTCGCTCACCCGCGAGGGCGGCCTGATCGCGCCCGACGCCATGTCGGGTGACGTCGTCGAGGCTCTGGCGGACGCCGGCCTCTTTCGGCTCCGCGGTGTCCTCATCGGCAGGCTCGCTTTCCAGACCTATAGCGGCCTTCTCGGCGTCCGCCTCCCTATGGCGGCCATCATCACGGGTGATGCAGATGTCGCTCAGGATTACGCCATCAGCCATGAGGTCCAAGACAGCCTGCCTCCGATCGTCGTGCTGCTGCGGGAAGTCGATCCGACGTTCCGCCCGGTGCCCCATCGATCGGGTGGCGCGGCGTCGTCCGCGTTCGTGACGGACAGCGGCTACCGGGTCGAATTCCTGACTTCGAACCGCGGCTCCGACGATTACATCGACCAGCCGTCCAAGATGCCGGCGCTGGGCGGCGCCAGCGCGGATCCGCTCCGATTCCTCGACTTCCTGATCAGGGATCCCGTTCGGACAATCCTCCTTCACAAGAGCGGCGTCCCCGTGACTGTCCCTGATCCGTCCCGGTACGCGATCCACAAGCTGATAGTCGCCAGCCGCCGTCATAACGACGGGCAGGGGCCGGCTAAGCGCGAGAAGGACATCCGACAAGCTGCGCTACTGTTCGAAGCCCTCGAACAGACGCGGCGATCCGCAGACCTGGCGATCGCTTTCAAGGAAGCATGGGAGCGTGGTCCTGCATGGCAAGAGGGCATCGACGCAGGGACCCGCATGTTTTCTGAAGAGGAGTTCGAACGGTTCGCCAGAGTGCTCGCCGATGGTGCGAAGAAAATCCGGGAGCAGATCGAGCTTCCGTCCAGGGAATAG